Proteins co-encoded in one Euleptes europaea isolate rEulEur1 chromosome 1, rEulEur1.hap1, whole genome shotgun sequence genomic window:
- the PALM3 gene encoding paralemmin-3 has translation MEPISPFAQRLKSIAARRKLNELILSTRLDLEQEKLRAQRLKRKSLREQWLMEGTSPSPDDRDPLSPLREAETRIEELQQSLASLQIQMQQLDNLEIRKVPPKPPSAEPIGDVDEVNQPPDGPETVDGTALSSSEGRSGAKSVLEPAPASPRRPVSEEAKENLQNGEMQDGDLFGNECSPEEAKIKAIPMAVEKGDSPPHQGSSEAASAANPAEQSLHPGKAPAARQRKLAMEKIVIRDHLGQEVGCMDSVGQDQSSLEKDEELEGHTDSGDRRDGWGQLVSVDGIPDREEAPGEGPPGHELGSHNGPEGESLTCQDHQGPSGLRQNENSDPEGQGDGLLEMGSLAKEADGEGVGQMAVPGQGALETEPAPALATDDAPTPEPMEQSEGSQMKMPEQQESEARKEGGKLEEFSHSSQVQTQTPSLAERVIFPLPEVEPFVLEPIPSSGQETKRTITQQGQKLFRHEVDGSLPVATPSLTDQLSSLPDQIVSLPEAKISALEENPVPLEDQTPVPPEAQVSPWPEADVFLPSQVPPSADDPCESPVILLDQIPPALRDMDSTSPVDKTPASSRQEADGAVPDEIQTPLPIQTSPDLLEDKGSSPAQAPPTSEDQSTASLLGQAPSFQDAAKSPPEGQNSSDPPEERSTLAEQTLSSDKAQSPVLQDASLPPSVLLLTTQETLQPLLDKTDVLDAKGSGEASAASAGEITEALENLPSEQQPLLKEAKASGAPLDISVGEPQSKAGVLQPPGAASQQAPNNSPRTSANTAYSHQHQATVPRQEEDQEPEKGKRRSCQCCVLM, from the exons ATGGAACCGATCTCCCCGTTTGCGCAGCGCCTGAAATCCATTGCG GCCCGGCGCAAGCTGAATGAGCTCATCCTGAGCACCCGCCTGGATCTGGAGCAGGAGAAGCTGCGGGCTCAGCGCCTCAAG CGGAAGTCCTTGCGTGAGCAGTGGCTGATGGAGGGAACCTCGCCATCGCCAGATGACCGAGACCCCCTGAGTCCTCTCCGCGAGGCGGAGACCCGCATCGAGGAATTACAGCAGAGTCTGGCCAG CCTCCAAATTCAGATGCAGCAGCTGGACAACTTAGAGATCCGGAAGGTTCCGCCAAAGCCCCCGTCAGCGGAGCCTATCGGAGATGTGGATGAGGTGAATCAGCCCCCGGATGGCCCAGAGACG GTCGATGGGACTGCTTTGTCTTCTTCAGAAG GCAGAAGCGGGGCCAAATCCGTCCTTGAGCCGGCTCCTGCCTCACCCAGGAGGCCCGTGAGTGAGGAGGCCAAGGAGAACCTGCAGAACGGAGAGATGCAGGATGGAG ATCTGTTTGGCAACGAATGCAGTCCCGAAGAGGCCAAAATCAAGGCAATCCCCATGGCTGTGGAAAAGGGGGACTCTCCGCCGCATCAGGGGAGTTCGGAGGCTGCTTCTGCCGCCAACCCAGCCGAGCAGAGCCTGCATCCTGGCAAAGCCCCTGCCGCCCGCCAGAGGAAGCTGGCCATGGAGAAGATAGTCATCCGAGACCACCTAGGCCAAGAGGTGGGCTGCATGGACTCCGTTGGGCAGGACCAGAGCTCCCTCGAGAAGGACGAGGAGCTGGAGGGTCACACTGACTCGGGGGACAGGCGGGACGGTTGGGGCCAGCTGGTGTCTGTTGATGGTATCCCAGATCGAGAGGAAGCCCCTGGAGAAGGCCCGCCGGGCCATGAGCTTGGCAGCCACAATGGCCCAGAGGGAGAGTCCCTCACTTGCCAGGATCACCAAGGCCCCTCCGGGCTCCGACAGAATGAGAACAGTGATCCCGAGGGGCAAGGAGATGGACTGCTGGAGATGGGCTCTCTGGCCAAGGAAGCTGATGGGGAGGGAGTGGGGCAGATGGCAGTGCCAGGGCAGGGTGCCCTGGAGACGGAGCCTGCCCCAGCCTTGGCCACTGATGATGCGCCTACACCAGAACCTATGGAGCAGAGTGAGGGAAGTCAAATGAAGATGCCGGAGCAGCAGGAGTCAGAggcaagaaaggaagggggaaagctgGAGGAATTTTCGCACTCGAGCCAAGTACAGACGCAAACCCCATCTCTGGCAGAGCGGGTCATTTTCCCTCTGCCAGAAGTCGAACCATTTGTGCTAGAACCTATTCCTTCCTCTGGGCAGGAAACGAAGAGGACGATAACTCAACAGGGACAAAAACTTTTCAGGCACGAGGTAGATGGATCCCTGCCAGTCGCAACCCCTTCTTTAACCGACCAGCTGTCTTCTTTGCCTGATCAAATTGTTTCCCTTCCGGAAGCTAAAATATCGGCTTTGGAAGAGAACCCCGTACCCCTGGAGGACCAAACGCCAGTGCCTCCAGAGGCCCAGGTCTCCCCTTGGCCAGAGGCTGATGTCTTTCTTCCAAGCCAGGTCCCACCCTCTGCGGATGACCCATGCGAGAGTCCCGTCATTCTCCTAGACCAGATCCCACCAGCTCTGCGGGACATGGACTCAACATCTCCAGTGGACAAGACCCCTGCTTCTTCCCGGCAAGAGGCCGATGGAGCTGTTCCAGATGAGATTCAGACACCCCTGCCAATCCAGACCTCGCCTGACCTCCTTGAAGACAAAGGATCCTCTCCGGCTCAGGCTCCACCAACTTCGGAAGACCAATCAACAGCCTCTCTGCTAGGACAGGCTCCATCTTTTCAGGATGCTGCAAAGTCTCCTCCAGAAGGACAGAACTCctcagatccccctgaagaaaggTCTACTTTGGCAGAACAAACCCTGTCCTCTGACAAAGCCCAAAGTCCCGTGTTACAGGATGCGTCCCTCCCTCCCAGTGTTCTGCTCTTGACCACCCAAGAGACCCTCCAGCCACTCCTGGACAAGACTGATGTGCTGGATGCAAAAGGAAGTGGCGAAGCCAGCGCGGCCTCAGCGGGAGAGATCACGGAAGCCCTGGAAAATCTCCCTTCTGAGCAGCAGCCTCTGCTGAAGGAAGCCAAGGCGTCAGGAGCCCCTCTGGACATTTCCGTTGGAGAGCCGCAATCCAAGGCTGGGGTCCTACAGCCCCCGGGGGCTGCAAGCCAGCAAGCCCCAAACAACAGCCCCCGGACCTCTGCCAACACAGCCTACTCACATCAGCACCAGGCTACTGTGCCCCGCCAAGAGGAAGACCAAGAGCCGGAGAAGGGCAAGCGCCGGTCCTGCCAGTGCTGCGTACTCATGTGA